The Epinephelus lanceolatus isolate andai-2023 chromosome 14, ASM4190304v1, whole genome shotgun sequence region TCCAAAAAACTGACCAGTAATCAGATGATGCTGCAGTAGAGTACGGATTACAGAGAGCTGTGGATATAATCTGTACACATTTCAGATGGTcaagtgtgttgttttagtTGAAGAGTCCTGTCTTGTTTGGTTCCTGTGGTTCTTTGCAGCTCAGTATTTGGGCCTGACTTCTGATATCTgttctccctctgtcctcctccagtCTCTGTGCTGTGCCTGCTGCCTCAGGCGGTGCTGGCACGGTGGGCGTGTGTTCGGGCGTGTCCAGCCTCCTGCACCTGCACTCAGGAGAAGAGCTGCAGCGTACTGTGCGACCGCACCGGCATGGCTGAGCTGCCCAAAGAGTTCCCCTGTGAGGCCTCGGCCATCAACCTGGACAAGAACAAACTCAAGTTCCTGTCAGAGAGGGCCTTCGGCACCCTGCCCTCCCTcaagtctctctctctggacCACAACAACATCTCCTTCATCACCCCCGGAGCCTTCAAGGTGTGTCACGGTTTTGCTTTTTGAACGCTGCCCATTAACCAGTCAAccttgtacattttttttttttttttttttttcactattatgtgggaaaaccatgttaaacaaaatattattatagatagtactctaaaatgtgtctggagtcaagtcaagtcaatttaAAAgattaacaaaaataacaaatagcATGTTTTTAGGATCTGtactggaaaaaaagaacagtaaGATGTTGTCAttccatttttttatttgatttactCCTCTTAAAAGACAAGAACAACGTCTACAGACTGCACCTTCTGAAGGAGTTGTACATGTTGTTCTGTCAGTGAGTAATAGTCTGTGACATGCAGGTTTTCATAACGTGAACTACAAGGTTGGCTTGCATTTTTTGTGATGGCCTCCAGCAGAGTGAAAACTGCTTGAGAAGAAAACACTCACGgagcacacacactctgtcaagGCTGAATTATTCTCTCGATTTTTATAACAAATAATTCCTTAAAAATGCACATTTAGTAAACGGATTTCAAGTAGCTCCTGAGAAACAAGGTCAGTTCATCCAAAGCACCAAACAaactaacatttatttacacataGTGACATCCAGCGTTGTGGACAGTTAAAGGGAGACTTAAGATTTTTTTgatgtggggttgtatgaggtacttatccattgacaatatattacatacagtagatgtcagtcagcacgcccccagtttggagaagcaggccggagtctgacatggaagctcaGCAATGTACTGTGTTGGATGGGggccagcaacaaaatgtacttagccacctaaaaatgtCCCACCTAAAAGATCAATATCAGTGTCAATgtgcactatatttagaatattttcaatgctgtaccttaatgtcagacagtgattttctACTCGAAAATGAAGGTgttatatcgctctcttcaaagccagactccatttagaaaaccagtgatttaacattgctgaacacaggagcttttggtctaccgctgcctcaatcagttagtttgtttgtgtcattatatgactttggtgtttaaaagggttagttcggattcactaaagtcacacaataagacAAATAAACTAACTGaccaaggcagcagtagaccagcagctccggTGTTCAACAagttaaaatgactgtttttgtcaatggagtctggctttgaagagagcatagatggggaactgaagctgttaatggcTTCCCTGCcagaacaggctgtctgccTGAAAGGGAAAGCAATAAAAATACTCctaatatagcgtacacttggTGGAACTTTTTCAGggtagctaaaatatgttttgttgctggcACGCATCCACAGCATTGATGAGCTTccgtgtcagactccagcctgcttcttcaaactggggGCAAGccgactgccatctactgtatgtaatacactgactatggataagtacaaAAACAACCCCACCTGAAAATATGCCTAGTTTCTGAGATATCTGCTGCTGAGAAATTTGCTGCAGCTCACAATAGAggtgaatgaaattaaaatggCTGTGCTCAAATCAtcacaaaattacatttgaagaGCCAAAACAGCTTCACGCAGAAACAACTTCCTGATCTAATACGTTCTTTTTTCCAGTGCTTTGAGCAGCAGATATATAAAACCAAAAATATCTGCATGATTACCACTAGGTTTCAGTGGGATTATATGTTTGGAGTGAACTGCCTCTCAGAGAAATGAATCCAGATCTGCACCAGAAACAGTCACTTGTTTGTTCGCCCAAATTTCTACGGAAATTCATGTGAACCAGTATTTTTTCTTACTGATGTGTTATGTGCTGTGAAATCTCTTCTCTTGACAACACTTCTGCTAAAGCTTTTCAGTTTTACAAGGGGTCTTGTAAGACTGAAAAGCACCTTGTGAAACTACATGTTTAACCCCCCTCTGTCCTGCAGGGCCTCGCCAACTTAGTGGAGCTGAAGATGGCGCACAATGAGTACATCAGTTACCTTCACACACGGACATTCACGGGACTGAAGAAGCTGGTGCGCCTGGACCTGTCAGACTGTAACCTCTTCAACATCCCTGACCGCATCTTCATAGAGCAGACGGCGCTGAAGGAGCTGCTCTGCTTCCAGAACAACTTCAGGAGGATCCCCGGAGCCTTCAGGGGCATGGAGAACCTGACTCACATCTACCTGGAGAGGAACAAGATCGAGGCGGTGGCCTACAACTCCCTGCTGGGCCTGGGTAGTCTCAGGTGAGTCACAGGCTGGGGTGCTGTTAACTCACAGAGCTACAAGCAGGAATTAATATAGTCTACATATGTTAAAGCCTGAATGTGTAATTAGAGGTGATATTTTGCGATGCAGAATTAAAGCTGGAGtgggcagaaatctggaaaatgaaaaaaagcagAACTTGAAAATACACCATcctcctaagcccctcccaccagacaaccacaggcatatgcacacacgtcatacagtaacccagtgtttctcaTACAtagatttatttaatcttatttcattgtaaagCTGCTCTCAGCCCCTCCCTGCCCAGctttgtctctctgtttatcagtttATCAGACCAACCTTTAGTCTGTGGCTGTAGCAGCTGAAATTGAGCCAGCACCAGGTGTCACAGTCAGATGGGGGCCAGCAGCAGTGCTGGGTCTTaattgtgtaacagcagcaacagaaagttttgtGATCCAGCAGGTAGTCGGGGCTGTCCGTACCCTGAATCTGGAGTTCGAGTTGGCTGGATTCGGGTTCTGCAGCTGCTGACAAGGGGTCTGCTTTTGGAGCTGCTGCCCATTCTGCTCCCactgaggtggtctgtagcggcggggagtgaggtggaggacactctagctaacgttagctacttaAACTAAAATGTAAAGTCTGGTTGaaatattagcaacattttctctccatctctgaaacactcactgatgctgacttttttttgtttattgtcagattCTCTTTTGGACTGTCTTTGATCAGTCCGTCTTTCTTTCTTGgcttgctttgcagtgtaggcaggtGTTGCCAAAGCTGGattagcaactttctctgcaggattctccgtCTCCATTGAATCAATCTTTCCGAAGGATCACAAGTATCTGTATTTGTAGAGCCGTCAATATGAgcgccctctctctgaaatgatctGAGTCTCCTGTCATGgattagattttctaaagcctaaaaacagagccaagaggaggtgcagaagtctaatTTTCTCTCAGATCAGTCAAATTAAAATACGTCAAAGTTTTTATAGGATTTTTGCCCAAGATgccaaaatgaaactgcctaccccaACTTTAACTCTGCCATCTCCTTATATCTGAACATTTCAGTCCTTCAAAAGCCCATAAAATTTGTTTAAAGAAGAATTCTGAGTATTGGTAACTTTGGTACAGCTCAGTTCTTCCCTTCCTCCGTGATGTTAATGTGGAGAACATTTCTCTTTCTTGTTGTGcttttcctttttgtgtgtgttttggtatCAGCGGGATCTCTGGATTTGGAGAGTATTGATATTTGTGATCTTGTGTGGTTGAGGAGGTGCTGACATCAGTTCAGTCTTTAAGGGTGctctcacacctgccctgtttggttcagtccAGTCAAattcaagttcgtttgccccctcagtgcagttcgtttgggcaggtgtgaacacagcaatcacactcaggtgtgcaccaaaacaaccggactgagaccttcttgaagaggtggtctcagtccggttccaaaggaactctggtgcggttggtttgtggtgagaaggtgttccgacctggatgtgaagcaactgcagtcacatgacacattgtttgggttaaacatgagcatgttacagtcctggaggattattaatgtgcacctcctcctgtactgccttaatatgcacattcagcacatccaatgcatcaaaacattgttttctagttggagccgcgcctcgttttcaaactgtatggtttgactaaaatgaacaatgacagcaatatagtccacgatgagcagcgctaaaatcaacctgcgtagttgtccctccattgtgacattagaaagtgtcacatttatcttgcaagtgtactcttcttaaacgtttgctttacttcctggatttttcccacatggaaattctgaccaatcaagagcagccttctcacacaaggcatttgatctggtcctcttgtaaatgctgccgtgagaacatgaaccaactctaggcaattatacaactttggaacaacatgagtccctgattcagaccagaggagacgactctagggctGAAAGCAGACTAAAAtgtctctgtcttcttcttATCTCAGGTACCTGAACCTCCAGGAGAACCGCATCAATGTGATCCATGACCAGGCCTTCCAGGACCTCGTACGGCTGGAGAACTTCTACCTCaatgacaacctgctgtctgatCTGCCCCGGCTCGCCTTCAAGGGTCTCATCCGCCTCAAGATGCTCAACCTCGGGGGAAACCAGCTGACCAACGTGTCCAAGACGTGGTTCAGTGACCTGGTGGAGCTGGAGGTCCTGTACCTGGACAGGAACCAGCTGGTTAACATCGAGGAGGGAACTTTTGAGAACCTGACCAGCCTGATCACGCTCCACCTGAACAGCAACAACCTCACCACCCTCCCCTTCCCCGTTTTCCAGCCCATCTACTTCCTGGGCCGCCTCTACCTCTTCAGGAACCCCTGGGAGTGCGACTGCTCCTTCGAGTGGATGAAGGAGTGGATGGAAAGCTACAAGCTGGTGCGGGACATCCCCTGCGCCTCTCCGTCTTCCGTGGCGGGGCTGGATCTCAGTGAGGTGGTTTTCACCAAGGTGAACGGCACATGCGTGGACCCTGGAGAGCTGAACTTGACCACAGCCTCGTCAGAGATCATCTCCACCACGGAGAACCGCTTCAACAGCCTCATCTCCAAGCTGCTCCAGCAGGAGCTCAGAGAGGAGATGGGGAACGGTACAGAGAGCCTCCGCAACGGGACCCTGCTGGAGCCTGAGGAGGGGCAGCTCTCAGCAGGGGTCGGAGGGCGACGGGCCGAGGCGAGCCAATCATATCTCTGCTTCACTTCAGTGTGGCTCATCTTTGGTTTGATTGGCCAGTTAGATATTAATTACTGTCTTTCTTGCACATGAGAAGAGTGGAAATGGACATGGGGTTTGCTTCCTGACCCTCAGAAACAACAAGGAGTAGCTTTTTTGAAATTGCCGATGAGATAAAAGATGTTTTCATTTCTCTATGAAAGCACGGAGGAATACGCTTCCTCTCAGGTGTGGTTGCTGGTGTGAGTCTGCCCTGCCAAACCTAGGATTTGGGGATTATTTCATGTGAAATGCAGGCATGGGAAAGTGACTATTCTCAGCTATCTTCAGAGGAAAGACTGACATTGACATGGCGGCATCTATGAGCTGGTTCTATACAATAATCTATGATATTTATAGATTACATAACTGATGCAAATCTGTCCTCCTTGTTCATAAACAGCTGTACAGTTGCAGGAGTTCTACGACCACAGACGCGGGTGTTGATTTCAAACGACATGCTCATATATGTAAACCTACACTTTCTGTTGCATAATGCTcaattttaattaatattatataatattcgTAGCATTACGTAGTCTGTTACGAGTGTTTTTTTGTATCTCCATTCACATCTATGtgtaaagttaaaggagataagaGCTCCTGCAGTTATCTCCTAAACAGATGTCCCCTCTGCTCGTTTCTGTTCATTCAGCTCTGCAGCTTTTCCATAAATGCATTAATCTTCTTATTGCATGCGGCTCAGTGTCGTCGCTGCTTCTGTGTGCTACGGCGTAATGGAGGGACTTTGTCGTTGCTTTTGCCTCCTGTGCATGGACTGTTTTCCCCATATGGACGTGACCTCTCTGTATATGGGGGTGTGACTGCCATATGTCAGGCTGTGGACGAGGGAGGGAGTAGTGTCAAAGCGTTTCACTTCTCTGTGCGATAAGAAAGCTTTCAGGTGTATCACAATCTGCAACATGTTCTGCATATTTCAGAGT contains the following coding sequences:
- the nyx gene encoding nyctalopin produces the protein MTVITFTVSVLCLLPQAVLARWACVRACPASCTCTQEKSCSVLCDRTGMAELPKEFPCEASAINLDKNKLKFLSERAFGTLPSLKSLSLDHNNISFITPGAFKGLANLVELKMAHNEYISYLHTRTFTGLKKLVRLDLSDCNLFNIPDRIFIEQTALKELLCFQNNFRRIPGAFRGMENLTHIYLERNKIEAVAYNSLLGLGSLRYLNLQENRINVIHDQAFQDLVRLENFYLNDNLLSDLPRLAFKGLIRLKMLNLGGNQLTNVSKTWFSDLVELEVLYLDRNQLVNIEEGTFENLTSLITLHLNSNNLTTLPFPVFQPIYFLGRLYLFRNPWECDCSFEWMKEWMESYKLVRDIPCASPSSVAGLDLSEVVFTKVNGTCVDPGELNLTTASSEIISTTENRFNSLISKLLQQELREEMGNGTESLRNGTLLEPEEGQLSAGVGGRRAEASQSYLCFTSVWLIFGLIGQLDINYCLSCT